The Pseudomonas parafulva genome window below encodes:
- a CDS encoding methionine ABC transporter permease: MWTERLLQGLLDTLLMVGVSSLIALLVGIPLAVLLVTSDKGGIYQAPLLNRVLGGFVNLFRSVPFLILMVALIPFTRLIVGTTYGVWAAVVPLTIAATPFFARIAEVSLREVDHGLIEAAQAMGCRRWHIVWHVLLPEALPGIVGGFTITLVTLINSSAMAGAIGAGGLGDIAYRYGYQRFDSQIMLTVIVMLVALVAVIQLGGDRLARGLNKR, from the coding sequence ATGTGGACTGAACGCTTGCTGCAAGGCCTGCTCGACACCCTGCTGATGGTCGGCGTGTCTTCCTTGATCGCGTTGCTGGTGGGCATCCCGCTGGCGGTGCTGCTGGTCACCAGCGACAAGGGCGGCATCTACCAGGCGCCCCTGCTCAACCGCGTGCTGGGCGGCTTCGTCAACCTGTTCCGCTCGGTGCCATTCCTGATCCTAATGGTGGCGCTGATCCCCTTCACCCGCCTGATCGTCGGCACCACCTACGGCGTATGGGCTGCCGTGGTGCCGCTGACCATCGCGGCCACGCCGTTCTTCGCGCGCATCGCCGAAGTGAGCCTGCGTGAAGTGGACCATGGCCTGATCGAAGCGGCCCAGGCCATGGGCTGCCGGCGCTGGCACATCGTCTGGCACGTATTGCTGCCCGAAGCGCTGCCCGGCATCGTCGGCGGCTTCACCATCACCCTGGTGACGCTGATCAACTCCTCGGCCATGGCCGGTGCCATCGGCGCCGGGGGCCTGGGCGACATCGCCTATCGCTATGGCTACCAGCGCTTCGACAGCCAGATCATGCTCACGGTGATCGTCATGCTGGTGGCGTTGGTGGCGGTGATTCAGTTGGGCGGGGATCGCCTGGCCAGGGGCTTGAACAAGCGCTGA